One Vicinamibacterales bacterium DNA window includes the following coding sequences:
- the treS gene encoding maltose alpha-D-glucosyltransferase, translated as MSVDRFWYKDAVFYEAHVRAFADSNHDGIGDFPGLTSRLDYLQGLGINALWLLPFYPSPLRDDGYDIADYENIHPSYGTLADFDRLIHEAHARGIRVITELVINHTSDQHPWFQAARRAPVGSPERDFYVWSETNQKYQGVRIIFTDTETSNWSWDDTAKAYYWHRFFHHQPDLNFDNPRVFDAVVSTMRFWLDRGVDGLRLDAVPYLIEREGTICENLDETHDVLRRLRRALDERYPDRMLIAEANQWPADVRPYFGDGDECHMAFHFPLMPRMFMAIRQEDRHPITEILRQTPDIPDNCQWGLFLRNHDELTLEMVTDEERDYMYQAYAADPRMRINVGIRRRLAPLVENSRRRIELLNSLLFSLPGTPVIYYGDEIGMGDNIYLGDRNGVRTPMQWTGDRNAGFSRTDPARLFAPPIMDPVYGYQAINVEAQESSPFSLLNWMKRLIALRKQYTVFGRGSLQVLPTANRKVLAFVRRHEDEQVLCIASLARTTQPVELDLSAFKGLTPVEMLGLTEFPRIGDLPYFLTLPAYSFYWFRLQQAAAPIAVQRVAETVAAPAAAVPAFFMGVAWDTLLEGNVRTLIERESLGPFLQRQRWFGGKARGLRSARFVDWGLLRRGAHPIFIALVQADYQDGGREQYFVPLAVLDDTAAEAALSASPQAALARVTGARKGVIVDGAADDDTLRTLLDILDRQETGRTKRGVLRIRRTPAFADVRGEGPLPPRRLAADQSNTSVAFGDKLIAKLFRRIEPGPNPDVEVGEFLTTRTSFRRAPRVTAFIEYEPAGEPPTHLAGTWELVASQADGWNHALAELRRFYDEVRALPPPAPDLTPSTGPLALAARDTPGSMCELTGIYIDGARLLGRRTAELHLALASDTSSPPFAPEPFTHDDVALVVAQAIGRLQTLRGPLDPAVFGRIERALHALRDGQDGQPTRLSTARIRIHGDLHLGQVLWSEGDFYVIDFEGEPARAIEERRRKDSPMKDVAGMLRSFSYAAYAALFAYAAGRADEVERLDGWARAWQLWVGAAYLKGYLAAAGAAPFLPDDPAQRASLLNLFLIDKALYELHYELNNRPDWVRIPLRGLTELA; from the coding sequence ATGAGCGTCGATCGGTTCTGGTACAAGGACGCCGTGTTCTACGAGGCGCACGTCCGCGCCTTCGCCGACAGCAACCACGACGGCATCGGCGACTTCCCCGGCCTGACCAGTCGCCTCGACTATCTCCAGGGGCTCGGTATCAACGCGCTCTGGCTGCTGCCCTTCTACCCGTCGCCGCTGCGCGACGACGGCTACGACATCGCCGACTACGAGAATATCCACCCGAGCTACGGCACGCTCGCCGACTTCGACCGCCTCATCCACGAAGCGCACGCGCGCGGCATCCGGGTGATCACCGAGCTCGTCATCAACCACACCTCCGACCAGCACCCGTGGTTCCAGGCGGCGCGCCGCGCGCCGGTCGGCTCGCCCGAGCGCGACTTCTACGTGTGGAGCGAGACCAACCAGAAGTACCAGGGCGTCCGCATCATCTTCACCGACACTGAAACGTCGAACTGGTCGTGGGACGACACCGCCAAGGCCTACTACTGGCATCGCTTCTTCCATCACCAGCCGGATCTCAACTTCGACAACCCACGCGTGTTCGACGCGGTGGTCAGCACGATGCGGTTCTGGCTGGATCGAGGCGTGGACGGGCTGCGCCTCGACGCCGTGCCCTATCTGATCGAGCGCGAAGGCACGATCTGCGAGAACCTCGACGAGACGCACGACGTGCTCAGGCGGCTGCGCCGCGCGCTCGACGAACGCTACCCGGATCGCATGCTGATTGCCGAAGCGAACCAGTGGCCGGCCGACGTGCGCCCCTACTTCGGCGACGGCGACGAGTGCCACATGGCGTTCCACTTCCCGCTGATGCCGCGGATGTTCATGGCGATCCGCCAGGAAGACCGCCATCCGATCACCGAGATCCTCCGCCAGACGCCCGACATTCCCGACAACTGCCAATGGGGCCTGTTCCTCCGCAACCACGACGAGCTGACGCTCGAGATGGTGACCGACGAGGAGCGCGACTACATGTACCAGGCCTATGCCGCCGATCCGCGGATGCGGATCAACGTCGGGATCCGCCGGCGGCTGGCGCCGCTCGTCGAGAACAGCCGCCGCCGCATCGAGCTGCTCAACTCGCTGCTGTTCTCCCTGCCCGGCACGCCGGTCATCTACTACGGCGACGAGATCGGCATGGGAGACAACATCTACCTCGGCGACCGCAACGGCGTGCGGACGCCGATGCAGTGGACGGGCGATCGCAACGCCGGGTTCTCGCGCACCGATCCGGCGCGCCTCTTCGCGCCGCCGATCATGGATCCGGTGTACGGCTATCAGGCCATCAACGTCGAGGCGCAGGAGAGTTCGCCGTTCTCGCTGCTCAACTGGATGAAACGGCTGATCGCGCTCCGTAAGCAGTACACGGTGTTCGGGCGCGGCTCGCTGCAGGTCCTGCCGACCGCCAACCGCAAGGTGCTGGCCTTCGTGCGACGCCACGAGGACGAGCAGGTGCTCTGCATCGCCAGCCTGGCGCGCACCACGCAGCCGGTGGAGCTGGACCTCTCGGCCTTCAAGGGACTGACGCCAGTCGAGATGCTCGGGCTGACCGAATTCCCCCGCATCGGCGATCTGCCGTACTTTCTGACACTGCCGGCCTACAGTTTCTATTGGTTCCGGCTGCAGCAGGCGGCCGCGCCGATCGCGGTACAGCGCGTGGCCGAGACCGTCGCGGCGCCGGCCGCGGCGGTGCCGGCGTTCTTCATGGGCGTCGCCTGGGACACGCTGCTCGAAGGAAACGTCCGCACCCTCATCGAACGTGAATCGCTCGGTCCGTTCCTGCAGCGGCAGCGCTGGTTCGGCGGCAAGGCGCGCGGTCTGCGATCGGCCCGCTTCGTCGACTGGGGCCTGCTCCGGCGCGGCGCGCATCCGATCTTCATCGCGCTGGTCCAGGCCGACTATCAGGACGGCGGCCGCGAACAGTACTTCGTGCCGCTCGCGGTGCTCGACGACACGGCCGCGGAGGCAGCGCTCAGCGCGTCGCCACAGGCGGCGCTGGCCCGCGTCACGGGCGCCCGCAAGGGAGTCATCGTCGACGGCGCGGCCGACGACGACACGCTGCGCACGCTGCTCGACATCCTCGATCGCCAGGAAACCGGCCGCACCAAGCGGGGCGTGCTGCGGATCAGACGGACGCCGGCGTTCGCGGACGTGCGCGGCGAAGGGCCGCTGCCGCCGCGGCGTCTCGCTGCCGACCAGAGCAACACCTCGGTGGCATTCGGCGACAAGTTGATCGCCAAGCTGTTCCGCCGCATCGAGCCCGGCCCGAACCCCGACGTCGAGGTCGGCGAGTTCCTGACGACGCGGACATCGTTCAGGCGCGCGCCGCGCGTCACCGCGTTCATCGAGTACGAGCCGGCCGGCGAGCCGCCGACGCATCTGGCTGGGACCTGGGAGCTGGTCGCCAGCCAGGCGGACGGCTGGAATCACGCGTTGGCGGAGCTGCGCCGGTTCTATGACGAGGTGCGCGCGCTGCCGCCGCCGGCGCCCGATCTGACGCCCTCCACGGGCCCGCTGGCCCTCGCGGCGCGGGACACGCCGGGATCGATGTGCGAGTTGACCGGCATTTACATCGACGGCGCGCGGCTGCTCGGGAGGCGCACGGCGGAGCTGCATCTCGCGCTCGCCTCCGACACGTCGAGCCCGCCGTTCGCGCCCGAACCCTTCACGCACGACGACGTCGCCCTCGTCGTCGCGCAGGCGATCGGGCGGCTGCAGACGCTTCGCGGCCCGCTCGATCCGGCCGTCTTCGGGCGAATCGAGCGGGCGCTGCACGCGCTCCGCGACGGGCAGGACGGACAGCCGACGCGGCTGAGCACGGCGCGGATCCGCATCCACGGCGACTTGCATCTGGGCCAGGTGCTGTGGTCCGAGGGAGATTTCTACGTGATCGACTTCGAGGGAGAGCCGGCGCGCGCGATCGAGGAGCGGCGGCGCAAGGACTCGCCGATGAAGGACGTAGCGGGCATGCTGCGGTCGTTCAGCTATGCCGCCTATGCGGCGCTCTTTGCCTACGCCGCCGGACGCGCCGACGAGGTCGAGCGGCTCGATGGGTGGGCGCGGGCGTGGCAGCTCTGGGTCGGCGCGGCATACCTGAAGGGATATCTCGCGGCGGCCGGCGCCGCACCCTTTCTCCCGGATGACCCGGCGCAGCGCGCGTCGCTGCTCAACCTCTTCCTGATCGACAAGGCACTCTACGAGCTGCACTACGAGCTCAACAACCGGCCTGACTGGGTGCGCATTCCGCTGCGTGGCCTCACGGAGCTGGCGTGA